From one Lolium rigidum isolate FL_2022 chromosome 4, APGP_CSIRO_Lrig_0.1, whole genome shotgun sequence genomic stretch:
- the LOC124648715 gene encoding uncharacterized protein LOC124648715, protein MPRQHVRELWQMDEIVEEILFRLPPDEPGNLLRASLVCKPWCRLLSDHGFRRRYSEFHQAPPMLGFLQSWSTSAEFVPTTEFCPREPDPRHSYSVCDCRHGRVLLRFRDDDKQFLTVWNPMTGSQRVLRVPEYSGMSDWCTSVLCSGSSYNHGDCHLGPFLVVFVSLHEQEGVAKACVYSSEMSNWSSSASLDVGFFEDEIHFTAMPSVLAGDALYFLISRDSNIGILEYDLGKSRLSEIHLVPASTSAIICPIAPILMVAEDGQLGLADLYDFNLSVWWREVGPDEVAVWSQCRVIDLETLLPIGDPEVATDLVGSIEGTGIIFAITDLGTYMIDLKALTSKELSTKLYQREDIAWALFPYLSFYSPQGVVAGASIETGHGNEET, encoded by the exons ATGCCGCGGCAGCATGTGCGGGAGCTTTGGCAGATGGACGAAATCGTGGAGGagatcctcttccgcctccctccGGACGAGCCCGGGAACCTCCTCCGCGCCTCCCTCGTCTGCAAGCCATGGTGCCGCCTCCTCTCCGACCACGGTTTCCGTCGCCGCTACAGCGAGTTCCACCAAGCACCTCCCATGCTCGGCTTCCTCCAGAGCTGGTCAACCTCCGCCGAGTTCGTCCCCACCACAGAATTTTGCCCTCGCGAGCCCGATCCCCGGCACTCTTATTCTGTGTGCGACTGTCGAcacggccgcgtcctcctccggTTCAGGGATGACGATAAGCAATTCTTAACCGTCTGGAACCCCATGACGGGCAGCCAAAGAGTGTTGCGTGTCCCAGAATATTCGGGGATGAGCGACTGGTGTACCTCGGTGCTCTGTTCTGGGAGCAGCTACAACCACGGCGACTGCCATTTGGGTCCATTCCTCGTGGTTTTTGTCAGCCTTCACGAGCAAGAAGGGGTCGCTAAGGCGTGTGTTTACTCGTCAGAGATGAGTAATTGGAGCTCTTCAGCCTCTCTTGATGTCGGTTTCTTTGAGGATGAAATCCACTTCACTGCAATGCCTAGTGTGCTCGCAGGAGACGCTCTCTATTTCCTCATTTCGAGGGACAGTAATATTGGTATTCTCGAGTATGACTTGGGCAAGTCCCGCCTCTCGGAAATTCATCTGGTGCCAGCGTCAACATCGGCGATCATTTGCCCCATCGCTCCTATCCTCATGGTGGCGGAAGATGGCCAGCTGGGGCTCGCAGACCTGTACGATTTCAACCTCTCCGTCTGGTGGAGGGAGGTGGGTCCCGATGAAGTTGCGGTGTGGTCACAATGTAGAGTCATCGACCTCGAGACTCTTCTTCCCATTGGCGATCCTGAGGTAGCAACAGACTTGGTTGGCTCCATTGAGGGCACTGGAATCATTTTTGCAATCACAGATCTTGGCACTTACATGATTGATCTCAAGGCACTAACGTCAAAGGAGCTGTCGACCAAGCTCTATCAACGTGAAGATATTGCATGGGCCCTCTTTCCATACCTTAGTTTCTACAGTCCACAAG GTGTTGTGGCTGGAGCATCAATTGAAACGGGACATGGCAATGAGGAAACATAA